The DNA window TATTCACATAATAGAAAATATGGAAAATTGCATGAATGAGCTTAACGTGTTCTGTATCTTTATCTGAAACAAGAAATGAGTAAAATGTACTTAGTTACTCTCGCTGATGAACTCACCACACTAAAGCAAATAGAAATAAATTACCGCCGTTCCCCGCGGACGAGTTTGCGTCCTCACAAAGGACGCTTTCACCCACCCGTTGGCTCTAATGTCCTATTCTCAGCTGACTAATGGGTCCTTTGCcttcaaagcaaacaaagacacaattacatAAAAACATCTAAAAAATAGTCATGTTAGTTGTCATTGAATGATGAGCTTATGTCTTgaataaaaaagcaaaagttCAGTTTGACGGGTGACTCCCAGCGTGCTGGAGAAAAGGCATCGTGGAGGAGAAATGATGAACCCAAAGGGCAGTAATGTCCCCTCCTACAAAGGAGCAACGTGATAAGCAGGTTGTTAACGGAGTCGTTCATACACACACGTGAGAATCAGCCTCCTTTTCAACGCCAAGAAACCTTCAATCCATTAAACACATTTATCGTCTGAAAACCGGATTATGGGCTGTTCTTGTTGCGTTTCAGCCAATGCTGGAAAAAGTTTACAATTGTTTGATTTTCTACTTAAAACCTGATTTCTAAACTTTCTTCTAGACTTTCTTAAACATTTAAACAGTTGGTACCACCGTCAGTGTGACGATATATATCCTTTGATTATCACTACATCGCACCCCTTTTAGCTACGACTCCGTTATAAACGCAGTGGAGTAGAAAGTATTTTCCTAAGTATCAGGAAATAGTATCAGTATAAAGTATAAGTATACAATTTAAAGTCAAAATCATGCTCttttttactttgcattgcAACACAATAATAATTTGACTcctatttatattttatattaacttCCATATGTCCCCTATGATGTTTCAACATGTGGACGGGTGTCTCCTTCACCACCTGTTCCAACTTTGCTCTCTATAGACTGTCATAtttataaggggggggggggcttcctttGGAAATGGTTACAAAATGGTTAAAGGGGGAAAATGTCTCTTTCATGTAAAAAATGAGTACCTGtcagcatcacctcctcctcctccgccctcttAAAGCTGTTGTTTCCAGATGTGCCCGCCTGTTTTTTTATGGGCCCGTAAAAAATCGAAACAGCGGATACACCGTGACAGCatcatttacccccccccccctccactgcccccaccctccctcttccttccctcctcccttccctcctccgcctcgttGCTCCGTCACCTCAGGTCACCTTAACTTGTGTACTTTTTAAAAGTGCTCCTCTCTGTAAATTCACACCTTTGCTTTCTTCCCTTTAATGTTTGACTCGGTGACGTCTGGCTCACATCTTCCGCATCAGGACGCTTCTTAGAAGCAGCAGATTGATGCATTTTCTGTTTCCGACGCGCGTCACGCCACCCCGGacgtctgctctcctcctcctcttcttcctcctcctcctcctcctcctcttctgtaaGACATTAACACCTTTCCCCTGTGGAGATGAAAGCAACCCGCAGCAGAGCTGACGGCGCTGTTCTCTCAGCCGCGTGGGGGTCAAACAGTGCACGTACACAGGCGTGTGCACACGGCCCTTTGAAAAGGCACCGCGGGGTGCGATGTTACAGGCTCACCTATAAAATCTACAAAGAGCTGCCAGTCGCCAGCGTTCCAGGCGCCGCCAATAAGCCCCGCCGTATTTAACCAACCATATCCGCCGTGGTTTGGTGTGCGTGGAGGTTTGATGACACACGTTATCGCTTATGAATAACAGACACAATTAAAGGTCACAACATTAATAGTAAgcaatttacaaaaaaatgattttgaccGCGGCAACTTTTGGGTCCTCACATCTGCTTTTGCTTTTCTCCGTTTTTTGCAGCATTCTTGTCTGCCGGACCGATTGTGCAAAAGCCAAAAGAAGAtggtaaatatgtgtgtgtttttacttacACACGagggtttgtgtttgtatgaaaAATCAGCTTCCGATCATGATCCAGTTTAATATCTAATGTCAGATGGCAGCAAGTACAACGAGGGCTCCTTTTGATGTCTTTATAAATGAAGTTTTTATAAACTGGATGCGGATCAGCAGCGCCCACGTTTCTCCCGTCTCCCCTCAGCGGGAGAAGCCGTCCAGGAGACTGCAGCCGCTGCAGAGTTTCACCGCAAGTTGATCCGAAACCGCAGGAACATCAGCTGGTACAAACAGAACTCGGACTTCTGGGGCTGGTACAAGTACTTCACTGACAACGGCAACCAGGAGGcagtaagcacacacacacacacacacacacacacacacacacacacacacacacagacgcctgCTGCGTGGTTTAATAAAATAGAGACGTCGCACCTGTGCCCTTGTTCACCAATGACCTCGTCCTCAACCGCTCAGGTTCAGGAGATGGACCGCATCTACCTGGCCTACCTCCAGAACAAGAATCGCGCGGAGGGACGCCGCTCCTACAAGGCCTACTTGCGCCACCTTGGGGATGTCTACAAGTCCTGCGCCGATTCCGACGACCCCAACTGCGTGTCTTCCTACACCAGCAGGCCCAAGCCGGAGGCCCCTAAACCCGCGCCCGTGAAAACCTGTGACCCCACGCAGGACGCCTACTGCCTGTACGCCGCTTTGGTGCAGGGGAAGAGCCCCTACCAGCCTCTGGCGCTCCCGGCCGCCGCCCCGGCACCAGTGAAGGCCCCGGCCCCGCAGTATGCCCGCTCCGCTGCTCCGGCGAAGGACCCCCAGTCTGGGTATTACTACTACTCGCCATCCGCAGCGTCCTTCCTTTCTAAGGTATGCTTCCACAAAGTCTTCTTTCTTATTTAAAGAATTCAGGCTGAGGGGTAGAATGCCTACAGGGACCTTGGACCAATAACATCCTTCAACCATCCCTCCCTGTATCTCTTGTGCTTTAGGAGCAGAAGGCCGAGCTGCTGCGTATCTGCGCCTCTGACGATGTCGAGTGCCTGCAGTACCACTTGAGAGCGGCCTACGGGTACGGACCCTCCGCCGGGCCCATGCCTTCCTACTCGCACCTCGGCTGTGACCCCAGCAAAGACCCCAATTGCAAACCCAAGCTGGTGCAGAAAGCCCCCTCTGGTCTCTACCTGCAGTACCCCAACTGCGATCCACGGGATCCCCGCTGTGCCCACGCCGCCTCCCTCGTGGTACGCTCTTGTTTGTCGCAGCGGCTGCTTCCTCTTTTCATTTGCTTTGATTCTAATGACCCgtgtgctccccccccccccaggcaccCCGTGCCCCCAACCCTCCCGCCGCCGCTGGACCCGGATCCTGCAACCCACTGTACGAAGAGGGCTGCAACCCCCTCACTGCCACCAGATTCGCCACCCCCCCCGAGGCCTAtcaaagtgaagaagaagacgaggccGCGGCCATCCGCGCCGCTCCTCCCGCCGTGCAGAACGACCCCTACGCCATGTTCAGGGATGCTTATGCCAACGCTAACAGAGTTAATGATCCCTACGCCATGTACCGCCAGGCTAGCGCCGCAGCTTCTGCTCCAGCTACTCCCCCAGCTAATGACCCGTATGCCATGCTGCGCAGATACATGGCCCAAGCTCAAGGTAACAACCCGTACGCGACACACAGGGGGGGCGGCCCGCACGCAGAGGCCGCTCCAGAGGCCAACCCCAACGACCCTTTCTCCGCAATCCGCGAGGCGGCGGCTGCCATGCATCGCCGCGGGCAGCCGGCCGCGAGGCAGCAGTTCCCTTTTGCCAATCCCAGTTATGAGGAGCCCGCCCATGACGAGCGCCACCCTCTGGGGCCCCCGGGTAAAACCAAGGAGGGCCACGACTGCTTCATCGGCTACGATCGCGAATGCTTCCCCGCGACGCCCGCCGAGCCTCGCTCCGGGATCCACCGCCGCGTCCCCTACCCGGCCGAGGCCTACGAGCCCCACCTGAACGCCGACGGCAGCCGCAGCGGAGTGGTGGAGCCTTCCGACCCGCACTGCGACCCCGAGTACGACCGCAACTGCCGCCTGCGGCGCCGCGAGGAGGCCCAGCCCGAGCGCCGCGCCGAGGACGACCACCACGGCCAGGGGGCGGCAGAGAGCGAGCAGCAGGAACCGGAGCAGTACGAGCCGGAGCCCTTCCAGAGCGGCCAGGAGGAGCCTCGCAGTCCCTACCAGCCGCTGTCCCAGGGCATGCCGAGCCTCCAGGACATACTGAGGCGCTACGGCGACCAGTACCCCGAGCAGGAGGATCACAGAGCCTACGCCAACGACTACCgcaagaaataaaacacacacgcacgctccaTGAAGATGGACATGCAACCTCGTA is part of the Gasterosteus aculeatus chromosome 21, fGasAcu3.hap1.1, whole genome shotgun sequence genome and encodes:
- the and1 gene encoding actinodin1 isoform X1, giving the protein MAGRRRSGFSGVVTTTLLAVILLPAFLSAGPIVQKPKEDAGEAVQETAAAAEFHRKLIRNRRNISWYKQNSDFWGWYKYFTDNGNQEAVQEMDRIYLAYLQNKNRAEGRRSYKAYLRHLGDVYKSCADSDDPNCVSSYTSRPKPEAPKPAPVKTCDPTQDAYCLYAALVQGKSPYQPLALPAAAPAPVKAPAPQYARSAAPAKDPQSGYYYYSPSAASFLSKEQKAELLRICASDDVECLQYHLRAAYGYGPSAGPMPSYSHLGCDPSKDPNCKPKLVQKAPSGLYLQYPNCDPRDPRCAHAASLVAPRAPNPPAAAGPGSCNPLYEEGCNPLTATRFATPPEAYQSEEEDEAAAIRAAPPAVQNDPYAMFRDAYANANRVNDPYAMYRQASAAASAPATPPANDPYAMLRRYMAQAQGNNPYATHRGGGPHAEAAPEANPNDPFSAIREAAAAMHRRGQPAARQQFPFANPSYEEPAHDERHPLGPPGKTKEGHDCFIGYDRECFPATPAEPRSGIHRRVPYPAEAYEPHLNADGSRSGVVEPSDPHCDPEYDRNCRLRRREEAQPERRAEDDHHGQGAAESEQQEPEQYEPEPFQSGQEEPRSPYQPLSQGMPSLQDILRRYGDQYPEQEDHRAYANDYRKK
- the and1 gene encoding actinodin1 isoform X2: MNGLGLKRCQIPSSGQSERPRGPGCTRSPFQTHTNTLTHTHTHTHTQCLSPSHLVWRLHSSPHLEPQNEDKISTGGGGGGQVMAGRRRSGFSGVVTTTLLAVILLPAFLSAGPIVQKPKEDAGEAVQETAAAAEFHRKLIRNRRNISWYKQNSDFWGWYKYFTDNGNQEAVQEMDRIYLAYLQNKNRAEGRRSYKAYLRHLGDVYKSCADSDDPNCVSSYTSRPKPEAPKPAPVKTCDPTQDAYCLYAALVQGKSPYQPLALPAAAPAPVKAPAPQYARSAAPAKDPQSGYYYYSPSAASFLSKEQKAELLRICASDDVECLQYHLRAAYGYGPSAGPMPSYSHLGCDPSKDPNCKPKLVQKAPSGLYLQYPNCDPRDPRCAHAASLVAPRAPNPPAAAGPGSCNPLYEEGCNPLTATRFATPPEAYQSEEEDEAAAIRAAPPAVQNDPYAMFRDAYANANRVNDPYAMYRQASAAASAPATPPANDPYAMLRRYMAQAQGNNPYATHRGGGPHAEAAPEANPNDPFSAIREAAAAMHRRGQPAARQQFPFANPSYEEPAHDERHPLGPPGKTKEGHDCFIGYDRECFPATPAEPRSGIHRRVPYPAEAYEPHLNADGSRSGVVEPSDPHCDPEYDRNCRLRRREEAQPERRAEDDHHGQGAAESEQQEPEQYEPEPFQSGQEEPRSPYQPLSQGMPSLQDILRRYGDQYPEQEDHRAYANDYRKK